A window from Zingiber officinale cultivar Zhangliang chromosome 7A, Zo_v1.1, whole genome shotgun sequence encodes these proteins:
- the LOC121999903 gene encoding phylloplanin-like has protein sequence MALKIALVAALLMAASVAPPAVSQLTTPPAGSPLIKVNVVVNGTVPCGPGAININLTAAVFANATVVMLCGQDIVGSTVSDSNGMFSLPMSANYTKNLLPKLLGNCSLVVPTPLSLCNSSLNGTLQAHLQLHSSNLNLGGFVGLVINLIARIFQLMP, from the exons ATGGCTCTGAAGATTGCACTTGTAGCAGCGCTGCTGATGGCTGCATCCGTTGCGCCGCCAGCGGTTTCCCAACTGACTACGCCGCCAGCGGGTTCCCCACTGATTAAAGTCAATGTCGTGGTAAACGGCACGGTGCCTTGTGGCCCCGGCGCCATTAATATCAACCTAACAGCAGCAGTTTTTGCAA ATGCCACCGTGGTAATGCTATGCGGGCAAGATATCGTCGGCAGCACAGTCAGCGACAGCAACGGAATGTTTTCGTTGCCGATGTCCGCCAATTATACGAAGAATCTGCTCCCCAAGCTCTTAGGCAACTGCAGTCTCGTCGTTCCCACGCCACTCTCCCTTTGTAATTCGTCGCTAAACGGGACCCTCCAGGCGCACTTGCAACTGCACTCCAGCAACCTGAATCTGGGTGGATTTGTTGGTCTGGTCATCAATCTTATCGCCAGGATTTTCCAGTTGATGCCGTGA